In Fragaria vesca subsp. vesca unplaced genomic scaffold, FraVesHawaii_1.0 scf0513160_u, whole genome shotgun sequence, a single window of DNA contains:
- the LOC101307557 gene encoding uncharacterized protein LOC101307557 has protein sequence MLIIWGVIAYPFSASREEELWQEQNWTLKFMVDAIDPILTKWVEEDRNICIYGSNSIDWILEFTGKMEIIKSAGVNLEMVYVGKRNSSQQMRNILTVVDYKQLSSVLSFIKSQFFWLRLESIRRLKLQLGTPETTDHVLDEVSALVDMDDNDKNWAVIGRGSKSMDMVRLEGPELMECLDMFPKWGGSVAELGFMNALRNSLEPSFLSGPCGHDYDVTLSSEEPVLQGMVVCGKCKHPMKKFVIYK, from the exons ATGCTAATTATCTGGGGTGTCATTGCATACCCTTTCTCAGCttcaagagaagaagaacttTGGCAAGAACAGAACTGGACCTTGAAATTTATGGTTGATGCAATTGACCCTATTTTGACCAAGTGG GTAGAAGAAGACAGAAATATTTGCATCTATGGAAGCAACAGCATAGATTGGATCCTAGAATTCACTGGCAAGATGGAGATTATAAAAAGTGCAGGAGTAAATCTTGAGATGGTGTATGTTGGCAAAAGAAACTCGAGTCAACAAATGAGGAACATTTTAACTGTGGTTGATTATAAACAACTAAGCAGTGTATTGTCTTTTATAAAATCTCAGTTCTTCTGGCTTAGGTTGGAAAGTATAAGAAGATTAAAACTCCAACTAGGAACGCCGGAAACTACTGACCATGTTCTAGATGAGGTGTCAGCACTGGTAGATATGGATGACAATGACAAGAACTGGGCAGTAATAGGGAGAGGATCTAAATCCATGGATATGGTCAGACTTGAAGGGCCAGAGCTTATGGAATGCCTTGACATGTTTCCCAAATGGGGTGGGAGTGTTGCAGAGTTGGGGTTCATGAATGCACTTAGAAATTCCCTTGAaccatcttttctttctggaCCTTGTGGTCATGACTATGATGTCACTCTCTCTAGTGAAGAACCAGTGCTCCAAGGAATGGTAGTTTGTGGCAAGTGTAAGCACCCCATGAAGAAGTTTGTTATCTATAAATGA
- the LOC101309120 gene encoding uncharacterized protein LOC101309120 encodes MAYLPQNQVNYQNSAPVPQNTYAAQNALVPQTKAPSSLRRDNYRKPPYQQLGRDGRRQLSTLTSDDSGLITQVMDTDRSHDRPYDSTPVSLKHILQAVDVIFSRVTKPDVHANLLVPGSAVVPTGAHTEALEHHEKALLASLSSLHDNYEIPVSLFNAISCEIFCKWMSGEDANKTTMDILHIVQNYDWDEKVVLALGAFSVKDGEFWLVAQLYNTNVLAKAVGTLRQLPEILERTSTVLKSKFDAYNNLVTTVFKVTKCIVQLQEVRRDPHLTPELESTTSGTAHIPTAVYWTIRSIVIAASQLLGITGMGPDHVTEAWELSSLSHKLENIHSHLQETLNRLYDIIQRKKDDEALAAIAYILETPHVDNTKTLRVLFYKDDQPALYDGYNKRRVDVDVLKRKVVILFLSDLNVAQENEYMIADQMYSEKRQFPTRPESQYEIVWVPIEDNWTEAKYQQFETLRNGMEWYSVYHPSVVSPTVIRYIRKQDKWNFVKKPLLVVMDPQGKIVHTNAVHMMCVFGSAAYPFTNNRERLLWEEEKWRIELLADSLDQNLVTWIHEGKYICLYGGEDITWIREFTRAAKSVALEAGIQLELLYVGKSKAKEQKLKSIMRMIEEEKLSHVLHWNLIWFFWIRLESMWQSKGQQLKNELLSSSQLSTTDSFSLRNDPVLKGIISLLSFGSTERGWAVIGTGSADMSKANGEHMLRSLKEYSAWELKRRELGFTPALNDHLAGVYKSAPHHCTNLILPATGLMPETVACAECGRLMERYTMFRCCTD; translated from the exons atggcCTATCTACCTCAGAATCAGGTCAATTATCAAAACAGCGCCCCGGTGCCTCAAAACACCTATGCAGCTCAGAATGCCCTTGTACCTCAAACTAAGGCACCCTCATCCCTGCGCAGAGACAATTACCGTAAGCCTCCTTATCAGCAGCTCGGTAGGGATGGGCGTCGCCAGTTATCAACATTGACATCAGATGACAGTGGATTGATCACCCAAGTTATGGACACTGATAGATCTCATGATCGTCCTTATGATTCTACTCCTGTTTCCTTGAAACATATTCTTCAAGCTGttgatgtcattttctctCGTGTCACCAAACCTGATGTCCATGCCAACCTTCTAGTTCCA GGATCAGCAGTAGTACCCACAGGTGCACATACAGAAGCTTTGGAACATCATGAGAAGGCTCTCCTTGCTAGCCTGAGTAGCCTTCATGACAACTATGAAATTCCAGTCAGCCTATTTAATGCAATTTCCTGCGAG ATATTCTGCAAGTGGATGAGTGGAGAAGATGCAAACAAGACAACAATGGACATTCTACACATCGTCCAAAATTATGACTGGGATGAGAAGGTGGTGCTTGCCTTGGGAGCTTTCTCTGTGAAAGATGGTGAATTTTGGCTTGTGGCTCAGCTTTACAACACCAACGTACTGGCCAAAGCTGTTGGAACACTGAGACAGTTGCCGGAGATACTCGAACGCACCAGCACTGTTCTGAAATCAAAGTTTGATGCCTACAACAATTTGGTTACCACCGTGTTCAAAGTGACCAAGTGCATTGTTCAGTTACAGGAGGTTCGCCGTGATCCGCACTTGACCCCTGAACTAGAATCTACCACCTCCGGTACTGCTCATATCCCCACAGCTGTTTACTGGACAATTCGGAGTATTGTCATTGCTGCATCACAGCTTTTGGGGATCACAGGCATGGGTCCAGA CCACGTAACTGAAGCATGGGAACTATCATCCTTGTCCCATAAGCTCGAAAATATACACAGCCACCTTCAGGAGACCCTCAACCGATTATATGATATTATCC agaggaagaaagacGACGAAGCTTTAGCTGCAATTGCATACATCTTAGAAACACCACACGTTGATAACACCAAGACTTTGAGGGTTTTATTTTACAAGGATGATCAGCCAGCACTATACGATGGCTACAACAAGAGAAGG gtgGACGTTGATGTGCTGAAGAGGAAAGTTGTGATACTGTTCCTTTCAGACCTAAACGTGGCTCAAGAGAACGAGTACATGATTGCCGATCAAATGTACTCGGAAAAACGCCAGTTCCCGACAAGGCCAGAGAGCCAGTACGAGATCGTCTGGGTTCCCATTGAGGACAACTGGACTGAAGCCAAGTACCAACAATTCGAGACCCTTAGAAATGGCATGGAATGGTACTCCGTGTACCACCCTTCAGTCGTCTCTCCCACTGTGATCCGGTACATCCGAAAGCAGGACAAATGGAACTTCGTGAAGAAGCCTCTGCTTGTGGTTATGGACCCTCAAGGCAAAATTGTGCACACCAATGCTGTTCACATGATGTGTGTCTTTGGAAGCGCAGCTTACCCATTCACCAACAACAGAGAGAGGTTGCTctgggaagaagagaaatggaGGATTGAACTTTTGGCAGACTCCCTCGATCAGAATTTAGTTACCTGG ATTCACGAAGGGAAATACATTTGCTTGTATGGTGGAGAAGACATAACTTGGATCCGGGAGTTCACAAGGGCTGCAAAAAGTGTGGCTTTAGAAGCTGGGATCCAGTTGGAATTACTATACGTGGGGAAGAGCAAGGCTAAGGAGCAAAAGTTGAAGAGCATCATGAGAAtgattgaagaagagaagctAAGCCACGTCCTTCACTGGAACCTCATCTGGTTCTTCTGGATTCGTCTAGAGAGCATGTGGCAATCCAAAGGACAGCAACTTAAGAACGAGCTCTTAAGCTCAAGTCAGCTTAGCACCACAGACAGTTTCAGTCTGAGAAACGACCCTGTCTTGAAGGGCATCATATCACTGCTGAGCTTCGGTTCCACCGAGCGCGGTTGGGCAGTGATCGGGACTGGTTCTGCAGACATGTCTAAGGCTAATGGGGAACACATGTTGAGAAGCTTGAAGGAGTACTCGGCGTGGGAGTTAAAGCGTCGAGAGTTAGGGTTTACACCTGCACTGAATGACCATCTAGCTGGGGTGTATAAGAGTGCCCCCCATCACTGCACCAATCTCATATTGCCTGCCACCGGACTCATGCCTGAGACGGTGGCCTGCGCTGAATGCGGTCGTCTCATGGAAAGGTACACCATGTTCCGCTGCTGCACCGATTGA
- the LOC101309418 gene encoding uncharacterized protein LOC101309418, producing the protein MALVPQSKTPNTIPRGADYYRPPLLSRNGRRQFETDDSSLISQVLFIDESHDDRPYDPTPISLKHVLKAAEVILSHVNTPDIHFNVSGSTIPEGAYEDTLQETMEHFASPSSRHGSYGVPTSVFIAISGKLFTKKWLTGEDDNKQKIAMGILYAVHQYDWQEKVVLVLGTFAVKNGELWLVAQLYTTYALAKEIGKLEQLPELLERAETDLKSKFEAYNNLVKAVLRVTKLIIRLQEIRHDPDSTPELESTTNSTDFHIATAVYWTIWSLVVSASHFVGITSMDPDYNIETWELSFSIQKLETIQSDLEETINSLNDAIQRKKDDEALAAIADILENPHVDNIKPLKVLFFKDDQPALYDCYRKRRGKVVILFLTDLDILHEKEYMIVQQMYMEKRHEPLKPESQYEIVWVPIVDSWTEDKYEQFESIRNAMEWYSIYLPSVVSPTVIRYIRKEDKWNFVNKPLLVVMDPQGKIVHNNAVHMMCVFGSIAFPFNKTREELLWEEETWRLELVADPIDDNILSWITERKHLCLYGGEDINWIRNFTKVARSAAWEAGIQLELLYVGNNKAKERAVKNIMRIIQDENLSHTIEWHLISFFWTRLESMWESKGHQLQNKLKKSSELGSTDSVAMKKDDAIMQGIISMLSFGSSDHGWAVIGTCSAEMSKANGELMLKSLREFNVWKTRHIEIGFTAALNEYLAGVSKQAPHHCSSLTLPVTGLMPETVACAECGRIMERFNLFRCCND; encoded by the exons ATGGCTCTTGTACCTCAGAGTAAGACCCCCAACACCATTCCTAGAGGAGCCGACTATTATCGTCCTCCTCTGCTCAGTAGAAACGGCCGTCGTCAGTTTGAAACAGATGACAGTTCACTCATCAGCCAAGTTCTGTTCATCGATGAATCTCATGATGACCGTCCCTATGATCCGACTCCTATTTCATTGAAACATGTTCTAAAAGCCGCTGAGGTTATTCTTTCCCATGTCAACACACCGGATATCCATTTCAATGTTTCG GGATCAACAATACCTGAAGGTGCATATGAGGACACCTTGCAGGAAACCATGGAACATTTCGCGAGTCCAAGTAGCCGGCATGGAAGCTACGGTGTTCCAACCAGCGTCTTTATTGCAATTTCCGGCAAG ttatttacaaaaaaatgGCTGACTGGGGAAGATGACAACAAACAGAAGATAGCCATGGGTATTTTATACGCCGTCCACCAGTACGATTGGCAAGAAAAGGTGGTACTCGTCTTGGGAACTTTTGCCGTGAAAAATGGTGAGCTTTGGCTTGTGGCTCAGCTTTACACCACTTATGCGCTCGCCAAAGAGATCGGAAAACTCGAGCAATTACCGGAGTTATTGGAGCGTGCAGAGACTGATTTGAAGTCGAAATTTGAAGCCTACAACAATCTTGTTAAAGCCGTGCTCAGAGTGACCAAGCTCATTATTCGGTTACAAGAGATTCGCCATGATCCGGACTCAACCCCCGAGCTAGAATCTACCACTAATTCAACTGATTTTCATATTGCCACTGCTGTTTACTGGACAATTTGGAGTCTAGTAGTTTCTGCATCACATTTTGTAGGAATCACAAGCATGGATCCGGA CTACAATATTGAAACATGGGAACTATCATTTTCGATCCAAAAGCTCGAAACTATCCAGAGCGACCTTGAGGAGACCATCAACAGTTTAAATGATGCCATCC agaggaagaaagatgATGAAGCTTTAGCTGCCATTGCAGACATTTTAGAGAACCCGCATGTTGACAACATCAAGCCTTtaaaggttttgtttttcaaagaTGACCAGCCAGCACTCTATGATTGCTACAGAAAAAGAAGG GGGAAAGTTGTGATACTGTTCCTCACAGACCTAGACATCCTCCATGAAAAAGAGTACATGATCGTCCAACAAATGTACATGGAAAAACGCCACGAGCCATTGAAGCCGGAGAGCCAGTATGAGATTGTGTGGGTTCCGATTGTGGACTCATGGACTGAAGACAAGTACGAACAGTTCGAGAGCATTCGAAATGCTATGGAATGGTACTCGATTTACCTCCCTTCAGTAGTTTCGCCGACTGTGATCCGATACATCCGAAAGGAGGATAAATGGAACTTTGTGAACAAGCCTTTGCTTGTGGTGATGGACCCTCAAGGTAAAATAGTGCACAACAATGCTGTACACATGATGTGTGTTTTTGGAAGCATAGCATTTCCATTCAATAAAACCAGGGAGGAATTGCTCTGGGAAGAGGAGACATGGAGGCTTGAACTTGTGGCAGACCCCATCGATGATAATATACTTTCTTGG ATCACCGAAAGAAAACACTTATGCTTGTACGGCGGTGAAGACATAAATTGGATCCGGAATTTCACTAAGGTGGCAAGAAGTGCGGCTTGGGAAGCTGGAATCCAGTTGGAATTGCTTTACGTGGGCAACAACAAGGCTAAGGAGAGAGCGGTGAAGAACATAATGAGAATCATTCAAGATGAGAATCTAAGCCACACGATCGAGTGGCACCTCATTTCGTTCTTCTGGACTCGTCTGGAAAGCATGTGGGAATCCAAAGGGCATCAACTCCAGAACAAGCTTAAGAAATCAAGTGAACTTGGGAGCACTGATTCCGTTGCTATGAAGAAAGACGATGCCATAATGCAGGGGATAATATCAATGCTGAGTTTCGGTTCCAGCGACCACGGATGGGCGGTGATTGGGACTTGTTCGGCTGAGATGTCCAAGGCAAACGGGGAGCTCATGTTGAAGAGCTTGAGGGAGTTCAATGTTTGGAAGACAAGGCACATTGAGATAGGGTTTACGGCTGCACTGAATGAATACCTAGCTGGGGTGTCTAAGCAGGCCCCGCATCACTGCTCCAGTTTGACGTTGCCCGTCACCGGACTTATGCCGGAGACGGTGGCCTGCGCTGAGTGTGGACGCATCATGGAAAGGTTCAACTTGTTCCGCTGCTGCAATGACTAA
- the LOC101307854 gene encoding uncharacterized protein LOC101307854, with translation MDILERVQHYDWDEKVVLALASFAIKDGEFWLVAQLFTSNPLAKAIGQLKQMQEILERSGTSLKAKFEVYNNLVNAVLKVTRIIVHLQDIYHDPHLATEIKATTPTNHIPSAVYWTIRSIVILASQLLGITGSDPEYVTEAWELSSLAHKLESIYKHLEDNLNRLHELTRKYRDEEAFAAIERILESPHIDNSKPLRVLFYKDDQPALFDGYNKKRVDIDVLRRKVVILMISDLDIGQENEYIIAHQMYSEKRQFPTRAESQYEIVWVPIVDNWTEAKLLQFEEIRNGMEWYSVYHPSFVSPIVVKYIKDKRKWNFVKKPLLVVMDPQGKIVHTNAVHMMCVFGSAAYPFTSNRERLLWEEETWRIELLADAIDQTLLNWIAERKYICLYGGEDINWIRNFTRTAKNVALEAGIQLELLYLGKSKQKERVVKDIIRVIKEEKLSHTIDSNLIWFFWVRLESMWQSKGQLMSELSKANFTDHNIKNDIIMQGIVSLLSFGSTDRGWALIALPSSEMAKANGEHMSKSLNDFKIWKPKHDEVGFTPALNEYLTGVYRDAPHHCTNLILPATGIMPETVSCSECGRIMERYAMFRCCTD, from the exons ATGGACATTTTAGAGAGGGTACAGCACTACGATTGGGATGAAAAGGTGGTGCTTGCCTTGGCATCTTTTGCAATCAAAGATGGTGAATTTTGGCTTGTGGCTCAGCTTTTCACCAGCAACCCACTGGCCAAAGCCATTGGACAACTGAAGCAAATGCAAGAGATACTAGAACGATCAGGGACTAGTTTGAAAGCAAAGTTTGAGGTGTACAACAATCTGGTTAATGCCGTGCTGAAGGTGACCCGAATCATTGTTCACTTGCAGGACATTTACCACGACCCACACTTAGCCACTGAAATCAAAGCCACAACTCCCACTAATCATATCCCCAGTGCTGTTTACTGGACTATCCGGAGTATAGTCATTCTTGCATCACAGCTTTTAGGGATCACCGGCTCTGATCCGGA GTACGTAACAGAGGCATGGGAACTATCATCCTTGGCACACAAGCTCGAAAGCATATACAAACATCTTGAGGATAACCTAAACAGACTCCATGAACTCACTC GGAAGTACAGAGATGAAGAAGCATTCGCTGCAATTGAACGCATCTTAGAGTCACCACATATTGATAACAGCAAGCCATTGagggttttgttttacaaGGATGACCAACCTGCACTCTTTGATGGCTACAACAAGAAGAGg GTGGACATTGATGTGCTGAGGAGGAAGGTGGTGATACTGATGATTTCAGACCTGGACATCGGCCAGGAAAATGAGTACATAATTGCTCATCAAATGTACTCGGAGAAACGCCAGTTCCCAACAAGGGCGGAGAGCCAGTATGAGATTGTCTGGGTTCCAATTGTGGACAACTGGACTGAAGCTAAGCTGCTTCAGTTTGAGGAGATTAGAAATGGCATGGAATGGTACAGTGTGTACCACCCTTCGTTTGTGTCTCCGATTGTGGTGAAGTACATTAAGGACAAGAGGAAATGGAACTTTGTGAAGAAGCCTCTGCTTGTGGTGATGGACCCTCAAGGCAAAATAGTGCACACCAATGCTGTTCACATGATGTGTGTTTTCGGAAGCGCAGCATACCCATTCACAAGCAACAGAGAGAGATTGCTCTGGGAAGAAGAGACCTGGAGGATTGAGCTTTTGGCAGATGCTATTGATCAAACCTTACTTAACTGG ATTGCAGAAAGGAAGTACATTTGCTTGTATGGAGGGGAAGACATTAACTGGATCCGAAACTTCACAAGGACTGCAAAAAATGTGGCCTTGGAAGCTGGTATCCAGTTAGAGTTGCTCTATCTTGGCAAAAGCAAGCAGAAGGAGCGAGTGGTCAAAGACATCATCCGCGTCATTAAGGAGGAGAAGCTGAGCCACACCATCGACTCGAACCTCATTTGGTTCTTCTGGGTTCGTCTTGAGAGCATGTGGCAGTCCAAAGGACAGCTTATGAGTGAGCTCTCCAAGGCTAACTTCACAGACCATAACATAAAAAACGACATCATAATGCAGGGGATCGTGTCCCTGCTGAGCTTCGGTTCTACGGACCGAGGGTGGGCACTGATCGCGCTTCCTTCATCAGAAATGGCTAAAGCTAATGGGGAGCACATGTCAAAGAGCTTGAACGACTTCAAGATTTGGAAACCTAAGCACGATGAGGTAGGGTTTACACCTGCACTAAACGAATATCTTACTGGGGTATACAGGGACGCCCCACATCACTGCACCAATCTCATACTGCCTGCAACCGGCATCATGCCTGAGACTGTGTCCTGCTCAGAATGTGGTCGTATCATGGAGAGGTATGCCATGTTCCGCTGCTGCACTGACTGA